Below is a genomic region from Methanobrevibacter ruminantium.
CTTCAATTGGCAAATTGTATGCTTCCGCTACAGTTTCACTTACTTTTTTTACCATTTCTCTTTTATTTTCTACACTTATGTTTGGGTTTCCAACGATTGTTACTACAGGCATTATTTCACATCCTTTTTTTAGTTAATTAATTCTATTCTTTTTATTATAGATATTATTTTTCTTTTCTTGGTTATTTTTATTCTGGTTTTTATATTGTTATAAACTTGTTCTGAAATTATAATTATTTTAAGAGATTATATTTAATTAATAAAATTTATATGAACTTAAAAAATTTATTAAAGACTGTAAAATCATTTATATTAAAAATAAAAAGATTTAAATACTTTATAGTTAAAAATACAACTATAAATTATTTTTTGGTGATTCAAATTTCAGATAAATTCTATGACAAGGCATTTAAATTGCAAAGCATTAAGCATTTTGAGAGCTTATGCTTTAATTGTGGCATATTTATCGAATTTGATCACTTTATAAATTCAGAACTGGTGGATGATGGTGAAACTACCTACCATATGGATATTGCATTTGTAGATAGAAAGGGCTTCATTGCGATAGTTGAATTCCAAAGTTCTGTTGTAACTGAAGATGATGTCGACAGGTTTATGAAATATGCAGTTTTGACTCATCTTCGAGAAGGTAAAAATGTGCATATTTACGTTATAAGCACTGTAGAAGAACAGGATAGGGTTATTAGGCGAAAATGGAATTTATTTAACGAGTTTACTATTTATATTAAATCGTTAAAGTCTATTGATGGAAATAAAACTTTAAATAGGATAAAACAAAGAATAAAGAATAATGAAGTGAATAATGAAGATATTGCTGATTTAGAAACAATTATTTTTATGAAGTCTGATAAATCAGTGGTTGAATTGTTATGGGAAATAGCCACTTTAGTCAACTGTATAGAAAATATGGATGGAAATGAACTATATGATTTAAAAATGTTTTTAGAGATGTATGTAAGAAAATTTGTTGATGATGAGTATGAGGCACAAAAGCTAATGGAGCTGATTGAAATGAAGAAGGACTTGTATCATAGAACTGTTGACACTATTATGAGTAGAGGTGAAGCTAAAATTATAAATAATTTATTGGAAAATGGTTTTACTTTAGATGAGATATGTGCTATGGTTAATTTAGAGAAGAATTATGTATTGAATTTATTGAAATAATTATCTATAATAATATTTATTTAAGAATAATTACAAATTAAAATTTAATAAAGACAATTATTTTCAGTGATATGATGAATAAAAAAAGGTTTTTTTCAGTTTTAATTGTAATTTTTCTAATTCTTTTAGCCCTATCTATATGTGGAACAATATTATTGGGGATGGATGAGGGGCAATATGATTTAGGTCATGATGACGTTTCAATTGCTGTCACTGGAGATGTCATGTTTGGCCGTAAGATGCCTGCTGTTTTAGACTCTGGCGAAAGCCCATTCAGATTTGTAGAGAATGTAACCAAGAATGCAGATGTCTTGCTTGTAAACTTTGAAAACCCTGTTACCACTTCATCCCATGCAGTGAAAGGGGATGTTCCATTAAAGGCAAACCCTAAGTACACTTACCTATTAGCAAATGCAAACGATAAGGTTGTGGCATCACAGGCAAACAACCATGCATTG
It encodes:
- the dmpI gene encoding 4-oxalocrotonate tautomerase DmpI; this translates as MPVVTIVGNPNISVENKREMVKKVSETVAEAYNLPIEAITVLVEALPPESIGVAGELLSDRK